TACGTGCAGAGCATCGGCAAGGTCTTCATGACTCTGCAGTACTCCGCTGTCACTAATCCCTATCAGTACCAAAGAATCTCCTTTTTCAACATCCCATGCATCGAAAGCACGAATGGCGGCCAGCATGGGCTGCTGGCTAACCAGCGAGTCATTTGGTATTCCGGTGAGTGTAACAGCATATACCGGAGAGCAGCATTCCACAAGGGTACAGGTACGTGCAACCTTTTCAGCCATTATCGAGGGATGCTCACCGGACAGAAATTCAACAACGTACGACCGAAGGAGTTGCTGCTCCAGATCGTATAGTTTGTTAATACCGAGCGGCCGTATTGCGGTATCGGACCATACCGATTGCTCCGGGAGCAGTGCTCTGTACAGAATACGCAGACCGTAGCTTGCTAAAACTGACGGATGTAGGTGTTCGGGTACACCCTTCGTGAGCCGCACCTTGAGTCGGCCGGCCACAACCCCTTCGCTGACGTTACCGGAGAGTGACGGTAGTACAACGATTTCTGCGTGAAGAACACCTGCACACAGCAATATGAGAGCAAAGATTTTTGTCATTGGCACATACGGTATAAATCAGCGGACAATCACAAGCGGATGCCTGACCATGGTACGGTTACTTGTTGCCAGTATCGTGTAAAACCCTGCGGGCCACTGCGATGTTCCAATTGTAATCCGGTCTGCAAACGTTCGAGAGCTATACACAGTTCTGCCCAAAGCGTCAGCAACCTCCACACTCGTGGTTCCCGCCGGTAGGATTACTGCTATACTCTCTCGTGCAGGCTGAGGCCATACGCTCAGTGAGCTGTGCGGAACCTCACGAACAGTTGTTGCTGACTGGATTGTCTCCCGCACTGCCTGATTTGCTTCCTGTTCTGTTTTACCTACGCCAATTACAATACTGAAGGCCTTGCGCTCACCTGGCTGTAGAACACCCGGGAATCTCATGCCCACTACACTGCACATATCGTCGGGAGCATTATTCCTGTCAGGCGTACCCGAATTAAGCAGGTTAATGACATCCTGATCGGTTAACCTGTCACTGTCATCAACGATCTCCCATGTGGGCATGCCAACTGCCTGCGGCACACCCGGATGGTCACTTGTGTACGCTGCAATCGTGACTACCATTGGGAACCCGTCGCGCTCAAACAACAGGGCGCCACCGTTTATCGCCGGATTGTCGGGGATTGCACTTTGCGCACGACGAGTAATGTTCTCGGCACCGGACGGACCAATATCAAAGTCGAAAAGGTAACCGGCTGCAACATCTGTGAGGGGGCTGGCAGTATGATTCTCAACTTCGATATCAATGACAGTAGCGGCGTTACTGCTCACGGGAAACCAGCAGTGCTCGCGTATCCGCAGGCCTATACTACGGTTTGGAAACACGGAGTCTGTGAGCACTGCCGATGTTGGATGAGGTGCCGCAAAGGGCTGCTCAGCCGCAAAATCTGAGTTGTCATCACGGTTATTGTACGCCTTCACTGCCCGAGTGTCTGCTTCGGCAGCCAGTAAACCACCAACCCAGCTGAACTTTTGATTCCCTGTTTTCCAGCCCGCACCCCCGCCATCAGCAATGGTATTGTTCGTCATTGTTGATGCATATCCAAACATTCCGTGATCACCGATACTATAAATTAGTTTATCGTTTTCAATGGTCGTCATCTTTGATCCCGGGAATACATTCCAGTTTAGCCTGCCGAACTGTTCATTGTTGCGGTACTGCAGTTCAAAAACAAGCGGCAGCTTACCTATTTCACCAAGAACTACGCGATATGGTCCGGCGGTTATCCGTATTCCCGGTGTTACTTCGTTTACGGTAAGGGGGTTGCCTGAAAAGCTAACGGACCAGTCTGCTTCGTCGGCAAGCTCCGGAGTAATAACTATCTGTGATGCCGTACCAAGCTGATTTTTCAGAAATACCAGAATGTCAATGGTATCACCGGTAGTGTATCTGGTTATCACGGTACCGGCCGTATTTGTAATCTGAACCTGTTCAATACTAAAGCCACATACAGTTTCCGGATTAGTACCAAGGGCTTTTGCCGCATTAATGCGCCCCGGCAAAACACCCTGATAGGCTGAATTCAGGGTAACAACGGGGTCGGCAGTAACCTGCAACAATGCCGCAACCTGCTGTGCCGTGAAGTTGGGATACTTAGAAACAATAAGGGCTGCAACCCCGGCCGCAAACGGAGCTGCAAACGATGTCCCATTTATACCTTGCGAGCTGTAGCTGCCACCATGCACAGTAGTAAGTGCACCATTGCTTGGTGCCATGATATCGGCGTTGGTACCAAGTCCGGAAGACGGTGAGACCTTATCACCGGTTGTTAGTTCACCTGTTCCGATAACACCATCGAAGGCTGCGGGGTAGTTAAATTCTTTCCAGCCGGCACCCTGCAATCCATTACCATGGTTACCGGCACTGGAGGTAATTACCATACCATGTGCGATGCAGTAGTCGGTGATCAGGTTTGAGATGGCGCTGTACGGACGTGGTGCCATACCCTGTCCGGGATGCGAGCCCCACGAGCAATTGGCCACCTTGAAACCCATCTGCGAAGCGTACAGTAACCCATCGTAACCATACAGAATCGATCCGGTTCCGCGGGGGGCTACTTTAATCGGAAACAACGAGCATGAGTGCGCAATTCCTGTAATCCCTTTATCGTTACTCCCTTTTGCACTGCAGATTCCGGCAACGTTAGTACCATGGCCGCCCGATCCCGTGTTGGCTGTAACACCCGGCTGGGTTCCGTCCTGCTGCCAGGTTAGATTAGCCCCCTGATAATCATCTACCACTCCGTTATTGTCATCATCAATATTGTTAAGTGGTATTTCGGCGGAATTGGTCCACAGCGCCGGTTTCAGATCTTCGTGCGACTGATCTACACCGTTATCGATAACTGCAACAACAACATCCGGACTTCCCTTGGTAATATCCCAGGCCTCTTCCATATTGATAACCTGAAGAGCCTCCTGCTCGCTAAACAAAGGGTCATTGGGCACGTAGTTAACGTCCATCGGATACCAAGGCTCAGCAAGGGTGACGTTGTTGAGTTTTGCTATCCGTGCAGCCACATAGCGCGGGTTTTCGATTCCTGTATATTGCACAACTGCGCACCGTGCCAGGTTCCATCGCGCCTGTAGCTGGCTCTGCCTTCTATCTGTTGGCGCATAATCGGGAAAGGTGCTGAACAAGGCCAGAGGTTCAACGTAGCGGTATGCAACAGTAAATCCTGAGGGTAGCCACGTACTGTCGAAAAAGGGGCTTTGAAACTGCACACGCAGGTAGCCCTGCACCATTGGTATACCGTCGTAGGTTTGAACTGATAACAGGGGAAGCTGACACCATGCCGTAACCACATTCAGTGAAAAGGCAAAAAGAAATACAAACCGGAGCAGATTCTTAAATTTCATATTCGCATTTTACGGTACTTTAACAAATAACCTGCAATGTCTGACACAAAACAATATATTGTAACGGCGCGCAAATGGCGTCCAAACCGGTTTGCCGACGTTGTTGGACAGGAACATATCACCACAACGCTCGTGAACGCCATTAAGAGCGGCCGCATACACCATGCCTACCTGTTCACCGGACCTCGCGGAGTTGGCAAAACCACGTGTGCTCGAATCCTGGCCCGTGCCCTGAACTGTATCAGCCCGGTAAATTATGAACCGTGCAATACCTGCTCATCGTGTACTGAGATTTTGGAAAACAAGAGTATCGACGTTACTGAGATTGACGGAGCGTCGAACAACAGTGTTGACGATGTGCGAAAACTCCGTGATAATGTCAAGTATGCACCGGTAAGCGGCAAGTACAAAATGTACATTATCGACGAAGTGCACATGCTCTCTACAGCAGCGTTTAACGCCTTGCTGAAAACACTGGAAGAGCCCCCTTCACATTTGATTTTTGTTTTTGCCACAACCGAAATCCACAAGGTACCGGCAACCATTGTAAGCCGGTGTCAGCGTTTTGACTTCAGGCGCATGGAGGTTTCGGCAATCGTGCAGCATCTTACGACGATCGCAGCAGCAGAGAATATCACAATCGACGAACAGTCGCTGGTTGCAATAGCAAAGAAAGCTGACGGGAGCATGCGTGACTCGCAAAGCATCTTCGATCAGATTGTGTCGTTCTGTGGTTCTGATATCCGAATGACCGATGTAGCCACTGCGCTGCATTTAATTGACTCGGATTTCTTTTTTGAGATCAGCATTGCAGCCCGCCTTCACGATACCGCAAAGATTTTTACATTGGCGGCCGACGTTGTTGAACGCGGTTATGATATGCAGGAGTGCCTGGTTGGATTGCTGGAGCACTATCGTAACCTTCTTGCTGTTCTCGCCACAAAAACCGCCAACCTTATTGATGCTTCGGAATCTGTCAGGGCGCAATACCTTGCCGAAGCAGAGCAATACAGTCATGCCGACCTGGTTCGCCTGATGTCGGTCGTTGCCCAGGGCGAACAGCAACTGCGTCAGAACCCGCCCCAGCCACGGCTGCGCTTTGAGTTTACACTAATCAAGATTGCCTCGTTGGACTCGAGTGTTGACCTTGGCGAACTCCTGTCGCGCCTGCGTGCTACACCGCAGTCGGCCGTTGGAGGCATCCCCGTTGCATTGCGTGTTGGCCCTCAGGCCAGGCCCCCGGCAGCCACAGCCCCGGCACCCATACCTAAGGGTACCGGTCCGGGCGAGATTCTCAAGCCCCTTTCACCATTTGCAGCACGGATCCGTGAACTTGGAACACCCGCCAATTCATTAACCCGACATCAGATAGCAGGAAAATGGGAAAGCGCAATGGCCGGGCTGCCTGAGAATCTCATCTTTTTACACCAGGTTGTACAACAGGGTTTAATAAAGGTTGAGATTACCGATGTTGGCATTGCGTTTACACCCTCTGCCGATATCCTTGCACACCGGCTACAGGATAAACTCGCCGATTTCAAAGCATATCTTGCAAAGGTGTACGGCACTGCTATCGGCGTACAAATCCTGGCTGCCCGGCCGAACAACGATGATGCCACTACAGCTACCGATGAGATCGGTAGTGATGCTGATACTGACGCGCCATTGCCCATCGAAGAAGTGATTTGTACACTTTTCAACGCACGCAGAGTTTAAACACGTCGGCATGTAATCAACGGCAGGCGTAGCTTTGTAGATCACTTTGGGATACATTGCATGGAACCGGCTGTAGGTGCAAAAGCACCATCATTTACACTTACTGCAGATACCGGCGAGGAATTTTCGCTGAAAACTCTTCTCGGCTCCTGGGTGGTGCTCTATTTCTATCCTGCGGATATGACGCCAACGTGCACCAACCAGGCATGTTCCTTTCGGGATAATATGGAGCTTCTTGCCCGTGAGAACGTCACGGTTGTTGGTATCAGCCCCGATGATGTTGATTCACACCTGAAATTCAGGTCGAAAAACAACCTGAACTTCATCCTGCTGGCTGATCCCGAAAAAAAAGTTCTTGAGAAGTACAACACCTGGAAACTTAAAAAAATGTACGGTCGCGAATACATGGGCGTCGTACGGACTACCTTCCTTATCGATCCCAAAGGCATAATTCGAAAAGTGTGGAATAAGGTTAAGGTGGCAACCCAAATCGATGACATTACCACCACTCTTTTGCAAATGAAGCAGTGATCGATTCACATGCACATATCGATACCACACCATTCGCTGCTGACCGTGCCGAAGTTCTTCAACGCGCCTGGGATGCCGGCATAACGTCAATCATTATCCCTGACATTCAACCTGAACATCGCGATAATCTGATAAGCATTACCAGTAGCGATCCCCGGTTATACAGAGGTATTGGCGTTCATCCTCATCACGTTGCCAATCTGCCGGAACAAGAACTTAACGAAATTGATAAAGGGGCTTTGGCAGACCGCGTTGTTGCAATTGGTGAAATTGGCCTGGATTATCATTACGACTTTGCCCCTGCCGAGACCCAGAAAGAATGGTTCCGGGCACAACTGCAACTCGCAAAAAAACATCATCTCCCCGCCATCATTCATAACCGTGAAGCTGATAACGACATTCTGGATATCCTGCATGACGAACAGGACGGTACGTTACAAGGCGTACTGCACTGCTTTAGCAGCGATACAGAAGTACTTAGGAAGGCGCTCGACCTTGGAATGCTTGTGTCGTTCACAGGCAATATCACCTTTAAGCGTTCGACTTTAGCCAACGTGGTGCGCTACGTACCAACCGACAGATTTATGATTGAAACCGATGCACCGTACATAACTCCTGAACCCTATCGCGGAAAGCGAAACGAACCGGCATATGTTGCACGTGTTGCCGGCAAGATTGCCGAAATTAAAGGACTCTCCATGGACCAGATTATCGACTTTTCTACTACAACTGCTAAGAAATTCTTTGCCCTGTGCGCACTGATTGTAGTTTGTACGATTACGGCAGTAGCACAGCCTACACCACCACGCGATGAAGATTATCCGTTTGACAGAGACTGGGAAATTGCTCTTGACAATTACTACGCTGACAGTGTAGCATGGGAAAAATGGATTAAACCACGGCGCCTTGGTGTTGGACTGAGCATTGGCACCTTAACCGTGGTGGAACTTCAGCAGTTCCTTCAACGATACAACTACCGCAGTACCAGCGTACCTACTGACCCGTCAAGATGGACGTATTATCAGCGCGGTGAAGGACCGGAGCGATCGTTTTCATTTGAAAGCTTGTCAGCCATAGGCGGTACTGTCACCTACGGATTGTCAACAAACGTAGTTCTGGAAGCCTCGGGTTTTTATTCCCAGAACACTAAACCGGCCAAGGACTTCGGGCTTGATCCCATTACCACGATAATGGCCGAGTTTACTGCCCTTTACTCACTGAACCCCTACAGCAAAATCAACTTTCTGCCTCAGGCCGGACTTTGCTATGCAAGTATTGACGATGGCACCCTTACCCGCACAAAGTTTGGCGTTAACACAGGTCTGGGTATTGGCATCAACATCCCCACCAAGATCGGTCTGTTTTATCCGGTGTTCAATATCCGCTTTAACTTCTTACTGGGTACCGATGAGAACCGTGTAGTAACTCGTTATATCGACCCGATTGTGGGCGGGATTTACCAGAACAGCACAAATCCGAATATTAAATCAGAAGATCTTGCCGATGTGAATTCGATTTACTCGTTGCCACGGCTGACCATTTTATACTACCTTCCATTCTGATTTCATAGCGTATGGTTACCGAACTCGGCGGAACTGGCATCCAGCATGAACTGTCAATCATCAGGTCAGTAGATACCGATATCCCCCGATTTCGGTCAGCAATTCACAGAATAGGACTCCATCTGGCAGTAGCGGTGAGCGCGCGTTTAAGCAGCGACCCCTGCACCGTAACCACGCCACTGGCCACAATTGAATCCCAGCGTATCCACGGCAACATTATCCTGGTCCCGGTGCTCCGTGCTGGACTGGGTTTGCTTCAGGCATTCCTTGACATTTTCCCCGATGCGCGGGTAGGCTTCCACGGATTACGTCGTAACGAGCAAACACTGCAACCAGCCGAGTATTATTCACGGTTCCCCGCTACTACACTGCAAACAACCATGATCGTGCTTGACCCCATGCTTGCCACTGCAGGCAGTATGCGTGCCACCATCCAACACCTGCAACGGCTGCCACATCATAAGATGATGGCAGCATGTATCATTGGAGCTCCGGAAGGTAAGGCCCTTATGGAACAAGAACATCCTGCGGTGGACGTAGTTGTAGCAGCTCTGGATTCGCATCTAAATCCTCATGGTTTTATCGTACCCGGATTAGGTGATGCCGGAGACCGTTTATTTGGCGCTGACTAATAAAATGAAAAAAACGGAAAATTCGTTTTGCCGAAACAGAACTTCGGTGTACATTGTAACATTAGTTTAACCACAATTATTCATTCACTA
This is a stretch of genomic DNA from Ignavibacteria bacterium. It encodes these proteins:
- a CDS encoding S8 family serine peptidase encodes the protein MKFKNLLRFVFLFAFSLNVVTAWCQLPLLSVQTYDGIPMVQGYLRVQFQSPFFDSTWLPSGFTVAYRYVEPLALFSTFPDYAPTDRRQSQLQARWNLARCAVVQYTGIENPRYVAARIAKLNNVTLAEPWYPMDVNYVPNDPLFSEQEALQVINMEEAWDITKGSPDVVVAVIDNGVDQSHEDLKPALWTNSAEIPLNNIDDDNNGVVDDYQGANLTWQQDGTQPGVTANTGSGGHGTNVAGICSAKGSNDKGITGIAHSCSLFPIKVAPRGTGSILYGYDGLLYASQMGFKVANCSWGSHPGQGMAPRPYSAISNLITDYCIAHGMVITSSAGNHGNGLQGAGWKEFNYPAAFDGVIGTGELTTGDKVSPSSGLGTNADIMAPSNGALTTVHGGSYSSQGINGTSFAAPFAAGVAALIVSKYPNFTAQQVAALLQVTADPVVTLNSAYQGVLPGRINAAKALGTNPETVCGFSIEQVQITNTAGTVITRYTTGDTIDILVFLKNQLGTASQIVITPELADEADWSVSFSGNPLTVNEVTPGIRITAGPYRVVLGEIGKLPLVFELQYRNNEQFGRLNWNVFPGSKMTTIENDKLIYSIGDHGMFGYASTMTNNTIADGGGAGWKTGNQKFSWVGGLLAAEADTRAVKAYNNRDDNSDFAAEQPFAAPHPTSAVLTDSVFPNRSIGLRIREHCWFPVSSNAATVIDIEVENHTASPLTDVAAGYLFDFDIGPSGAENITRRAQSAIPDNPAINGGALLFERDGFPMVVTIAAYTSDHPGVPQAVGMPTWEIVDDSDRLTDQDVINLLNSGTPDRNNAPDDMCSVVGMRFPGVLQPGERKAFSIVIGVGKTEQEANQAVRETIQSATTVREVPHSSLSVWPQPARESIAVILPAGTTSVEVADALGRTVYSSRTFADRITIGTSQWPAGFYTILATSNRTMVRHPLVIVR
- the dnaX gene encoding DNA polymerase III subunit gamma/tau; its protein translation is MSDTKQYIVTARKWRPNRFADVVGQEHITTTLVNAIKSGRIHHAYLFTGPRGVGKTTCARILARALNCISPVNYEPCNTCSSCTEILENKSIDVTEIDGASNNSVDDVRKLRDNVKYAPVSGKYKMYIIDEVHMLSTAAFNALLKTLEEPPSHLIFVFATTEIHKVPATIVSRCQRFDFRRMEVSAIVQHLTTIAAAENITIDEQSLVAIAKKADGSMRDSQSIFDQIVSFCGSDIRMTDVATALHLIDSDFFFEISIAARLHDTAKIFTLAADVVERGYDMQECLVGLLEHYRNLLAVLATKTANLIDASESVRAQYLAEAEQYSHADLVRLMSVVAQGEQQLRQNPPQPRLRFEFTLIKIASLDSSVDLGELLSRLRATPQSAVGGIPVALRVGPQARPPAATAPAPIPKGTGPGEILKPLSPFAARIRELGTPANSLTRHQIAGKWESAMAGLPENLIFLHQVVQQGLIKVEITDVGIAFTPSADILAHRLQDKLADFKAYLAKVYGTAIGVQILAARPNNDDATTATDEIGSDADTDAPLPIEEVICTLFNARRV
- the bcp gene encoding thioredoxin-dependent thiol peroxidase, whose amino-acid sequence is MEPAVGAKAPSFTLTADTGEEFSLKTLLGSWVVLYFYPADMTPTCTNQACSFRDNMELLARENVTVVGISPDDVDSHLKFRSKNNLNFILLADPEKKVLEKYNTWKLKKMYGREYMGVVRTTFLIDPKGIIRKVWNKVKVATQIDDITTTLLQMKQ
- a CDS encoding TatD family hydrolase; amino-acid sequence: MIDSHAHIDTTPFAADRAEVLQRAWDAGITSIIIPDIQPEHRDNLISITSSDPRLYRGIGVHPHHVANLPEQELNEIDKGALADRVVAIGEIGLDYHYDFAPAETQKEWFRAQLQLAKKHHLPAIIHNREADNDILDILHDEQDGTLQGVLHCFSSDTEVLRKALDLGMLVSFTGNITFKRSTLANVVRYVPTDRFMIETDAPYITPEPYRGKRNEPAYVARVAGKIAEIKGLSMDQIIDFSTTTAKKFFALCALIVVCTITAVAQPTPPRDEDYPFDRDWEIALDNYYADSVAWEKWIKPRRLGVGLSIGTLTVVELQQFLQRYNYRSTSVPTDPSRWTYYQRGEGPERSFSFESLSAIGGTVTYGLSTNVVLEASGFYSQNTKPAKDFGLDPITTIMAEFTALYSLNPYSKINFLPQAGLCYASIDDGTLTRTKFGVNTGLGIGINIPTKIGLFYPVFNIRFNFLLGTDENRVVTRYIDPIVGGIYQNSTNPNIKSEDLADVNSIYSLPRLTILYYLPF
- the upp gene encoding uracil phosphoribosyltransferase, translating into MVTELGGTGIQHELSIIRSVDTDIPRFRSAIHRIGLHLAVAVSARLSSDPCTVTTPLATIESQRIHGNIILVPVLRAGLGLLQAFLDIFPDARVGFHGLRRNEQTLQPAEYYSRFPATTLQTTMIVLDPMLATAGSMRATIQHLQRLPHHKMMAACIIGAPEGKALMEQEHPAVDVVVAALDSHLNPHGFIVPGLGDAGDRLFGAD